A window of Campylobacter ureolyticus contains these coding sequences:
- a CDS encoding macro domain-containing protein, translating into MISYEVSIKRGDLLDEKADILVNPSNTLMLLGSGVSRAFFCRCGGEKLEYLMQERLKNSLLKPGEVIKTISNNENFTHIFHAAVLNYTFKNMPKYPNLDVIKNILKNIDNEILRYGKFDIRLGIPLIGCGIGGLNKKEVINLYKKHFIKKSSANIKCKVVIYGYTKEDFNLINEIFKKDI; encoded by the coding sequence ATGATCTCTTATGAAGTTAGTATAAAGCGTGGTGATTTACTTGATGAAAAAGCTGATATTTTAGTAAATCCATCAAATACTCTAATGCTACTTGGAAGTGGTGTTTCAAGGGCATTTTTTTGTAGATGTGGTGGAGAAAAGCTTGAATATTTGATGCAAGAAAGGCTTAAAAATAGCCTTTTAAAGCCAGGTGAAGTTATAAAAACCATATCAAATAATGAAAATTTCACTCATATTTTTCATGCGGCTGTTTTAAACTATACATTTAAAAATATGCCAAAATATCCAAATTTAGATGTTATTAAAAATATTCTAAAAAATATCGATAATGAAATTTTAAGATATGGCAAATTTGACATTAGGCTTGGAATTCCTCTCATTGGGTGCGGTATTGGCGGGCTTAATAAAAAAGAGGTGATAAATTTGTATAAAAAACACTTTATTAAAAAAAGTAGTGCAAATATAAAGTGTAAAGTTGTGATATATGGATACACAAAAGAGGATTTTAATCTAATAAATGAAATTTTTAAAAAGGATATATAA
- a CDS encoding EamA family transporter, translating into MNKLIFVTIMWAFSFSLIGVCLKGVDSTFLALLRVGVALICFLPFMRFNNPKLAFTTAFIGAFQIGVMYLFYYASFSYLSVVEVALFTIFTPFYVTIFYDLFSFKFRKLYLLSVGLAVFGAFIIKFGNINEGFLKGFLLIQGANICFGFGQSAYKFILEKKGLKDQMHNFGFFFLGAIIPCFIAFLIFGDSSKTTLNLTQILVILWLGIGASAVGYFLWNKGACEVDSGILAIMNNALIPTAILVNLIFFGAKADILKLIIGGGIIYLSLLIHKKIMKYYGLKNS; encoded by the coding sequence ATGAATAAACTCATCTTTGTTACCATTATGTGGGCTTTTAGTTTTAGTTTGATTGGTGTTTGTTTAAAAGGTGTTGATAGCACATTTTTAGCACTTTTAAGAGTTGGTGTTGCATTAATTTGCTTTTTACCATTTATGAGGTTTAATAATCCTAAATTAGCTTTTACAACAGCATTTATAGGGGCTTTTCAAATTGGTGTGATGTATCTGTTTTATTATGCAAGTTTTTCATATTTAAGCGTTGTTGAAGTTGCATTATTTACTATTTTTACTCCTTTTTATGTTACTATTTTTTATGATTTATTTAGTTTTAAATTTAGAAAACTTTATCTTTTAAGCGTTGGGCTTGCAGTATTTGGAGCTTTTATAATTAAATTTGGAAATATAAATGAGGGATTTTTAAAAGGTTTTTTACTTATTCAAGGAGCAAATATTTGCTTTGGTTTTGGTCAAAGCGCTTATAAATTTATACTTGAAAAAAAGGGGCTTAAAGATCAAATGCATAATTTTGGATTTTTCTTTTTAGGAGCCATAATACCTTGCTTTATAGCATTTTTGATTTTTGGAGATAGTTCAAAAACAACTCTTAATTTAACTCAAATTTTAGTTATTTTATGGCTTGGCATAGGAGCTAGTGCGGTTGGATATTTCTTATGGAACAAAGGAGCTTGCGAAGTTGATAGTGGAATTTTGGCTATTATGAATAACGCTTTAATCCCAACTGCTATTTTGGTAAATTTAATATTTTTTGGAGCAAAAGCTGATATTTTAAAACTTATAATTGGTGGTGGTATAATCTATCTTTCGCTACTTATTCATAAAAAAATAATGAAATATTATGGTCTAAAAAACAGTTAA
- a CDS encoding efflux RND transporter periplasmic adaptor subunit: protein MKKKWIFFIVILLIVLACFKFFNKKEEVDYFTIKPTKGDFANVVVATGEVGAQNLIDVGAQVSGQIQKLFVKTGDMVKKGEIIAKIDSVKQSNEVGKLKAENEILLADLNASEISLKILNSKYKRQKTLYKKNATSKEALDDAYDLVALKIAQISQIKARVLQNQIALDTAMTNLGYTQILSPLDGVVISTIVKEGQTVNANQTTPLIVQIADLSKLEINMQIAEGDLPRVKTGMKVRYSILADPNKKFDGIISSIDPAMTTLSDGVKNTQNSQKNEAVYYYAKILVDNSNNFLKIGMTTENEIVIEEVKDAIYLQKNAIIKEGDKFFVKILKDEKPIKKEVKVGISDGFYSEIKSGISQNDNIILNSQAHQTGKNHKVSHPGGKNTRI, encoded by the coding sequence ATGAAAAAAAAGTGGATATTTTTTATAGTAATTTTGCTTATTGTTTTAGCCTGTTTTAAGTTTTTTAATAAAAAAGAAGAGGTTGATTATTTTACTATTAAGCCAACAAAAGGGGATTTTGCAAATGTTGTAGTTGCAACTGGTGAAGTTGGCGCACAAAATTTAATAGATGTTGGAGCTCAAGTTAGTGGGCAAATTCAAAAACTTTTTGTAAAAACAGGTGATATGGTAAAAAAAGGTGAAATTATTGCCAAGATTGATTCTGTTAAGCAAAGCAACGAAGTTGGAAAGCTAAAAGCAGAAAATGAAATTTTGCTAGCCGATCTAAACGCAAGTGAAATTTCATTAAAAATCCTAAACTCAAAATACAAAAGACAAAAAACTCTTTATAAAAAAAATGCAACTTCAAAAGAAGCTTTGGATGATGCGTATGATTTGGTTGCTTTAAAAATAGCTCAAATTTCTCAAATAAAAGCTAGAGTTCTACAAAATCAAATCGCTCTTGATACAGCTATGACAAATTTAGGCTATACACAAATTCTATCTCCGCTTGATGGTGTTGTGATCTCAACAATTGTAAAAGAGGGACAAACTGTAAATGCAAATCAAACAACCCCTTTAATAGTTCAAATAGCCGATCTTTCAAAGCTTGAGATAAATATGCAAATAGCTGAGGGTGATCTGCCTAGAGTAAAAACTGGAATGAAAGTAAGATATTCGATTTTAGCTGATCCAAATAAAAAATTTGATGGAATTATTTCAAGCATCGATCCTGCAATGACAACTTTAAGTGATGGTGTAAAAAATACACAAAACTCACAAAAAAATGAAGCTGTTTATTACTATGCAAAAATTTTAGTTGATAATAGCAATAATTTTTTAAAAATAGGCATGACTACTGAAAATGAAATAGTTATAGAAGAGGTAAAAGATGCAATTTACTTACAAAAAAATGCAATTATAAAAGAGGGCGATAAGTTTTTTGTAAAAATCTTAAAAGATGAAAAGCCAATTAAAAAAGAGGTAAAAGTTGGAATTAGCGATGGGTTTTATAGTGAAATTAAAAGTGGTATTAGTCAAAACGATAATATTATTTTAAATAGCCAAGCTCATCAAACTGGAAAAAACCATAAAGTTTCACACCCTGGCGGAAAAAATACTAGGATATAG
- a CDS encoding ABC transporter permease: MLKLENINKNFNLGKVQVLNDINLEIKKGEFVAIIGQSGSGKSTLMNIIGCLDTQSSGKYYVDNKDISKFSSDEKASLRRKKFGFVFQRYNLISNLTALENVCLPGIYEGLDDRKTKGLNLLDKLDIKEKAYSKPNQLSGGQQQRVSIARALINGGEVILADEPTGALDSKSGIMVMEILSNLHKNGHTIILVTHDKNVANYANRIIEIKDGKIINDEIKKNENFTIQNLDKNKNKSSFGYKFLEALKMAISSIFSHKLRSFLTMLGIIIGIASVICVVALGEGSQEKILSSIRAIGTNTINIYPGKNFGDLRAGKVKSLSVDDSRILGMQNYLDYSTPNTSTSGVITYKNLSLNANLRGGGVNSLAVNGIEIQTGRSFEVSDIANLNSVVIIDQNTKNSFFKDEDPLGKNIFFNQKPLKIIGIAKEDENAFGGSDNLRLYAPFSTVINKITGDRHIHSITVKVKDDTNAQLAEEAIVSILTQKHGKKDFFTRNSDTIKKTVESTMATMRLLISSIALISLIVGGIGVMNIMLVSVSERTKEIGIRMAIGAKEGDILIQFLIEAIILCIIGGIIGLFTAYSFGYLFNSISGNFYMKFSTMPAIIALMSSCLVGTIFGYLPAKNASKLNPIDALLQE; this comes from the coding sequence TTGCTAAAACTTGAAAATATTAATAAAAATTTTAATCTTGGTAAAGTCCAAGTTCTAAATGATATAAATTTAGAGATTAAAAAGGGTGAATTTGTAGCTATAATTGGACAAAGTGGAAGTGGAAAATCAACTTTAATGAATATAATTGGCTGCTTAGATACGCAAAGCAGTGGAAAATACTATGTTGATAATAAAGACATAAGCAAGTTTTCAAGCGATGAAAAAGCAAGTCTTAGAAGAAAAAAATTTGGTTTTGTGTTTCAAAGATATAATTTAATTTCAAATTTAACAGCACTTGAAAATGTTTGTTTGCCAGGTATTTATGAAGGTTTAGATGATAGAAAAACAAAAGGCTTAAACTTGCTTGATAAGCTTGATATAAAAGAAAAAGCCTATAGCAAACCAAACCAATTAAGTGGAGGGCAACAACAAAGAGTTAGTATAGCAAGAGCTTTAATAAATGGTGGAGAAGTTATTTTAGCTGATGAGCCAACTGGAGCCTTGGATAGTAAAAGTGGCATCATGGTTATGGAAATTTTGTCAAATTTGCATAAAAATGGACATACAATAATTTTAGTAACACATGATAAAAATGTTGCAAATTACGCAAATAGGATAATTGAGATAAAAGATGGAAAAATTATAAATGACGAAATTAAGAAAAATGAAAATTTTACTATACAAAATTTAGATAAAAATAAAAATAAATCATCTTTTGGATATAAATTTTTAGAAGCTTTAAAAATGGCTATAAGTTCAATTTTTTCTCATAAATTAAGATCTTTTTTAACAATGCTTGGAATTATTATAGGAATTGCATCTGTTATTTGTGTTGTGGCTCTTGGCGAGGGTTCACAAGAAAAAATTTTATCATCAATTAGAGCAATTGGAACAAATACGATAAATATCTATCCTGGAAAAAATTTTGGTGATTTAAGAGCTGGAAAGGTAAAAAGCTTAAGTGTAGATGACTCAAGAATTTTAGGAATGCAAAATTATTTAGATTATTCTACGCCAAATACTTCAACAAGTGGTGTGATAACTTATAAAAATTTAAGTTTAAATGCAAATTTAAGAGGTGGTGGGGTAAATTCTCTAGCAGTTAATGGTATAGAAATTCAAACCGGAAGAAGCTTTGAAGTAAGTGATATAGCAAATTTAAACTCAGTTGTTATTATAGATCAAAATACAAAAAATTCATTTTTTAAAGATGAAGATCCGCTTGGAAAAAATATATTTTTTAATCAAAAACCACTTAAAATAATAGGCATTGCAAAAGAAGATGAAAATGCATTTGGCGGAAGTGATAACTTAAGACTTTACGCACCTTTTTCAACTGTTATTAACAAAATTACAGGCGATAGGCATATTCATAGCATCACGGTCAAAGTAAAAGATGATACAAATGCCCAACTTGCAGAAGAGGCTATAGTTTCTATCTTAACTCAAAAGCATGGAAAAAAAGATTTTTTTACAAGAAATTCAGATACTATCAAAAAAACAGTTGAAAGCACAATGGCTACGATGAGGCTTTTAATTTCATCAATTGCTTTGATTTCATTGATAGTTGGTGGAATTGGCGTTATGAATATAATGCTAGTAAGCGTGAGTGAAAGAACAAAAGAAATTGGCATAAGAATGGCAATTGGAGCAAAAGAAGGCGATATTTTAATACAGTTTTTAATAGAGGCTATAATTTTATGCATTATTGGAGGAATTATAGGGTTATTTACAGCTTACTCTTTTGGTTATTTATTTAACTCAATAAGCGGAAATTTTTATATGAAATTTAGCACAATGCCAGCAATTATTGCTTTAATGTCATCATGCTTAGTAGGAACTATTTTTGGATATTTGCCTGCAAAAAATGCTAGTAAATTAAATCCTATTGATGCGCTTTTACAAGAGTAG
- a CDS encoding phosphomannomutase/phosphoglucomutase, which yields MIENIFREYDIRGIFETELNEISVKAIGYELGLEMKNRGVKTLSVGYDARLSADSLFNWLVSGLNKAEIKIFDIGMLPTPVGYFSVFKDFFDANIMITGSHNPKNYNGFKVTIFKDSYFGRDLQILKTKVKNAIDNDIKIEDNFKTNKFDVLTPYIEYLTKSFEHLKNLNLKIVSDAGNGTAGIVLEKLKENLSLNMKILYPKPDGNFPNHHPDPSVEENLKDLKEKLNNGFEIGFGFDGDSDRIAVLTKNKNIKGDELAYLFALNLKDPKIVGEVKFSQSIYEEINKFGTTFMSKTGHSNIKKILKDGDFDLGAEVSGHIFFKNRYFGFDDAIYAMMRVLELIKDGINLEAELNKLPKIYSTDEIKIEVNEENKFKIIEVFKEHLNELGLPEILEVIEIDGVRVHFKNAWALLRASNTTPVLVARFESTDESLKNEIEDKFIKFVNEIKDNL from the coding sequence ATGATAGAAAATATTTTTAGAGAATACGATATAAGAGGTATTTTTGAAACTGAGTTAAATGAAATTTCGGTTAAGGCTATTGGTTATGAACTCGGGCTTGAAATGAAAAATAGGGGGGTTAAAACTCTAAGTGTAGGATATGATGCAAGACTTAGTGCAGATAGCCTTTTTAATTGGCTAGTAAGCGGTCTAAATAAAGCTGAAATTAAAATTTTTGATATAGGAATGCTTCCAACTCCAGTTGGATATTTTAGTGTTTTTAAAGATTTTTTTGATGCAAATATTATGATAACAGGCTCACATAATCCTAAAAATTATAATGGATTTAAAGTGACAATTTTTAAGGATAGTTATTTTGGAAGAGATCTTCAAATTTTAAAAACAAAAGTTAAAAATGCAATAGATAATGATATTAAAATAGAGGATAATTTTAAAACCAATAAATTTGATGTTTTAACTCCATATATTGAATATTTAACAAAAAGTTTTGAGCATTTAAAAAACTTAAATTTAAAAATAGTAAGTGATGCAGGCAATGGAACAGCGGGAATTGTTTTAGAAAAATTAAAAGAAAACCTAAGTTTAAATATGAAAATTTTATATCCTAAACCTGATGGAAATTTTCCAAACCACCATCCAGATCCAAGCGTTGAAGAAAATTTAAAAGATTTAAAAGAAAAATTAAATAATGGTTTTGAGATAGGCTTTGGATTTGACGGTGATAGTGACAGAATAGCAGTTTTAACAAAAAATAAAAATATAAAAGGTGATGAATTAGCGTATCTTTTTGCTCTTAATTTGAAAGATCCTAAAATCGTTGGAGAGGTTAAGTTTTCACAAAGTATTTATGAAGAGATTAATAAATTTGGCACAACTTTTATGAGTAAAACCGGTCATAGTAATATTAAAAAAATATTAAAAGATGGTGATTTTGATCTTGGAGCTGAAGTTAGTGGGCATATTTTCTTTAAAAATAGATATTTTGGATTTGATGATGCTATTTATGCGATGATGAGAGTTTTAGAACTTATTAAAGATGGTATAAATTTAGAGGCTGAGCTTAATAAACTTCCTAAAATTTATAGCACTGATGAGATAAAAATAGAAGTAAATGAAGAAAATAAATTTAAAATAATTGAAGTTTTTAAAGAGCATTTAAACGAACTTGGCTTGCCTGAAATTTTAGAAGTCATAGAAATAGATGGCGTTAGAGTGCATTTTAAAAATGCTTGGGCGTTACTTAGAGCTAGTAATACAACGCCAGTTTTAGTAGCAAGATTTGAAAGCACAGATGAGAGTTTAAAAAACGAGATAGAGGATAAATTTATCAAATTCGTAAATGAAATAAAAGACAATTTGTAA
- a CDS encoding Wzz/FepE/Etk N-terminal domain-containing protein, whose translation MNKEEILIKDDEIDLVELFKTLCGYKIIIFLVTFLFVVLGAIYAFVIATPKYEVSAIFENGYYKDLPTSNEKKSFVDIISRIESLNVKWIKSLERIPSLDFKFNKIELIKDDKSRFNVSIFAKNNEIGISKIKEILTNLKNEDKIDLGIYKKNIENKIDDAIKMINILKQKELSLQNSLKMVDKESSDTLQKIIEFNKKLSSQNNANLEIALASLLDLQTRIENKRLSLNNSIAENKTSIVNLEASIKNLRIKILPISYSETKILSNIVTYEKPVKPKKALILFISCFVGFFVSIFGVLIYNSVKNKK comes from the coding sequence TTGAATAAAGAAGAAATTTTAATTAAAGATGATGAGATTGATTTAGTAGAGCTTTTCAAAACGCTTTGTGGCTATAAAATTATCATATTTTTAGTAACATTTTTATTTGTAGTATTAGGTGCAATCTATGCTTTTGTTATTGCAACGCCGAAGTATGAAGTAAGTGCTATATTTGAAAATGGATATTATAAAGATTTACCAACTTCAAATGAAAAAAAATCTTTTGTAGATATTATCTCAAGAATAGAAAGTTTAAATGTAAAATGGATAAAAAGTTTAGAAAGAATTCCTAGTTTAGATTTTAAATTTAATAAAATAGAGCTAATAAAAGATGATAAAAGCAGATTTAATGTGAGCATTTTTGCTAAAAATAATGAAATTGGTATTTCTAAAATAAAGGAAATATTGACCAATTTAAAAAATGAAGATAAAATAGATCTTGGAATTTATAAAAAAAACATAGAAAATAAAATTGACGACGCTATAAAAATGATAAACATACTAAAACAAAAAGAGTTGTCTTTACAAAATTCTTTGAAAATGGTAGATAAAGAAAGTAGTGATACACTACAAAAAATTATTGAGTTTAATAAAAAGCTTTCAAGCCAAAACAATGCAAATTTGGAAATTGCACTAGCGAGTTTACTTGATTTACAAACCAGAATAGAAAATAAAAGACTATCTTTAAATAATTCTATAGCGGAAAATAAAACAAGTATAGTAAATCTTGAGGCTTCTATAAAAAATTTGAGGATTAAAATTCTGCCAATAAGCTATAGTGAAACTAAAATTTTATCAAACATAGTAACTTATGAAAAACCAGTAAAGCCCAAAAAAGCTTTAATTTTATTCATATCTTGCTTTGTTGGGTTTTTTGTAAGTATTTTTGGCGTTTTGATTTACAATAGCGTAAAAAATAAAAAATAA
- a CDS encoding oligosaccharide flippase family protein, whose translation MSDLKKFVKSSGIYFLGSILSKLIAFFMLPIYTKYLSPAEFGEYDLNIAYMQFFISFFFLDIYIGIMKFLLDPNLKEIENYKEKVLFSGFFIFFISTLVYFLFFYLFMQIYDIKFKSILILLGLFINLQIVYGYICRAYSKNQIFVISGVVNSILYAVVSFILLYKFNFGYEALFLGALIGNLVDIFIMECSVKVIKKIKFALFDFTFFKRLLYYSLPLCLNSLSFWFAAVYGRSVIANKLSYADNGYYTIALKFAMIISLVAMCFKLGWQEVSFSKDLKKQNNSIFYSRACNEYLKFMLLSVAVLLPVIKIIFPFFINSAFNEALIYIPLTLLGAIVFGFSEFLMSIINTINKNRYLFIATACGAILNIILLYLFIYKFRVFAVAFSYVVCYSLVCFIMVLVINKTFKLNIKVLNIMLYLFILLIQSFIMIKCDDYTNIISFIVVCLLFLFFYKNEINIIILKLRQRFFI comes from the coding sequence TTGAGTGATTTAAAAAAATTTGTAAAATCAAGCGGAATATATTTTCTGGGAAGCATATTAAGCAAACTTATAGCATTTTTTATGCTTCCAATTTATACAAAGTATTTAAGTCCGGCTGAGTTTGGAGAGTATGACTTAAATATAGCCTATATGCAGTTTTTTATCTCATTTTTCTTTTTGGATATTTATATTGGCATTATGAAATTTTTGCTTGATCCAAATTTGAAAGAAATTGAAAATTATAAAGAAAAAGTTCTTTTTTCAGGTTTTTTTATCTTTTTTATATCTACTTTAGTTTATTTTTTATTTTTTTATCTTTTTATGCAAATTTATGATATTAAATTTAAATCTATACTCATCTTGCTTGGATTATTTATAAATTTACAAATCGTTTATGGTTATATATGTAGAGCTTACTCTAAAAATCAGATTTTTGTTATAAGTGGTGTTGTAAATAGTATTTTGTATGCCGTAGTTTCATTTATACTACTTTATAAATTTAATTTTGGATATGAAGCTTTATTTTTAGGTGCATTGATAGGAAATTTAGTAGATATTTTTATTATGGAGTGCAGTGTAAAAGTTATAAAAAAGATTAAATTTGCTCTGTTTGACTTTACATTTTTTAAAAGACTTTTGTATTACTCGCTTCCACTTTGTTTAAACTCGCTTTCATTCTGGTTTGCAGCCGTTTATGGCAGATCTGTTATAGCAAATAAGTTAAGTTATGCTGATAATGGGTATTATACAATAGCACTTAAATTTGCGATGATTATTTCTCTTGTTGCTATGTGTTTTAAACTCGGTTGGCAAGAAGTGAGCTTTTCAAAAGATCTTAAAAAACAGAATAACTCTATTTTTTACTCAAGAGCTTGCAATGAATATCTTAAATTTATGCTTTTATCGGTAGCTGTTTTATTGCCGGTAATTAAGATTATTTTTCCATTTTTTATAAACAGTGCTTTTAATGAAGCTTTGATTTATATCCCACTTACTCTTTTAGGAGCTATAGTTTTTGGATTTAGTGAGTTTTTGATGAGTATCATAAACACCATAAATAAAAACAGATATCTTTTTATCGCAACAGCTTGCGGTGCTATTTTAAACATAATTTTACTATATCTGTTTATCTATAAATTTAGAGTTTTTGCAGTGGCTTTTTCTTATGTTGTATGTTACTCATTGGTATGTTTTATAATGGTGCTTGTGATAAACAAAACTTTTAAACTGAACATAAAAGTGCTAAATATCATGCTTTATCTGTTTATTTTGCTAATTCAAAGCTTCATTATGATAAAATGCGACGACTATACAAACATAATATCTTTTATTGTTGTTTGTTTGTTGTTTTTATTTTTTTACAAAAATGAAATTAATATAATAATTTTAAAATTAAGACAAAGGTTTTTTATATGA
- a CDS encoding glycosyltransferase family 25 protein — protein MNFNPKQNIQIPIYLISLCKDKVRRDTLKQIFPKSYEKFTLIDAVDGRILSAKEYYDKAMMSYKLLHKTRGFIISPSELGCTLSHIKALENFIKSNEKFAIILEDDIIGNDIDLLKIQNIAYSLDENSIFICGGQEGLKQYLYGKKIDDNFYEVSKFSYKFIYRTCCYVVTRTSAKHILKYQNKNYGIADYWNEIFKKSSIKIYYANILKHPENLLDSNIEEDRIKFKKSLFHKLFSLNAPYKIIRKFYYKFMSVWLRIIGYKKL, from the coding sequence ATGAATTTTAATCCTAAACAAAATATACAGATTCCAATATATTTAATTTCTTTATGTAAAGACAAAGTTAGACGCGATACATTAAAGCAAATTTTTCCAAAATCATATGAAAAATTTACACTAATTGATGCTGTAGATGGTAGGATACTTAGTGCAAAAGAATATTACGATAAAGCAATGATGTCATACAAACTACTTCATAAAACTAGAGGCTTTATTATATCACCAAGCGAACTTGGCTGTACGCTTAGTCATATTAAAGCACTCGAAAATTTTATAAAATCGAATGAAAAATTTGCAATTATATTAGAAGATGATATTATAGGAAATGATATCGATTTGTTAAAAATACAAAATATAGCCTATAGCTTAGATGAAAATTCTATTTTTATTTGCGGTGGACAAGAAGGTTTAAAACAGTATCTATACGGTAAAAAAATAGATGATAATTTTTATGAAGTTTCAAAATTTTCATATAAATTTATTTATAGGACTTGTTGTTATGTAGTAACAAGAACATCAGCTAAACACATACTTAAATATCAAAACAAAAATTATGGTATAGCAGATTATTGGAATGAGATTTTTAAAAAAAGTAGTATTAAGATATATTATGCAAATATTTTAAAACATCCAGAAAATTTATTAGATAGCAATATAGAAGAAGATAGGATTAAATTTAAAAAATCATTATTTCATAAATTATTTTCGCTGAATGCACCATATAAGATAATAAGAAAATTTTATTACAAATTTATGTCTGTTTGGTTAAGAATAATAGGATATAAAAAGTTGTAA
- a CDS encoding polysaccharide pyruvyl transferase family protein has product MLKNIYEADTIITDSFHGCVFSILFNKPFYAFINKKKRG; this is encoded by the coding sequence GTGTTAAAAAATATCTATGAAGCAGATACCATAATAACAGATTCTTTTCATGGATGTGTTTTTTCGATTTTATTTAATAAACCCTTTTATGCTTTTATAAATAAAAAAAAGAGGGGCTGA
- the wecB gene encoding non-hydrolyzing UDP-N-acetylglucosamine 2-epimerase, with protein sequence MTKILIIFGTRPEAIKMAPLVKEFKKHNKFDTKICVTAQHREMLDQVLEIFDLKPDYDLNIMKQNQDLYDITSNILLQIKKVFDDFKPDFVFVHGDTTTTFASSLAAFYKRIKICHVEAGLRTYDLYNPFPEEANRVLTSRLTKFHFPPTNKAMQNLLKENIDKNSILVTGNTVIDALFWVLNKIKSDLNLEKEIYEKIRHFLDDKIDIKKDKFILVTAHRRENFGNGIENICYAIKTLAQNNQNIKFIYPVHLNPNIQEPVFKILSKISNIYLIKPLDYLEFSYLMNLSYLVLTDSGGVQEEAPSLGKPVLVLRNTTERPEAVEAGTVRLVGTCIKEIVKTIQLLIDDKNEYGKMSKASNPYGDGKACEKIVGFLKEMAQDNV encoded by the coding sequence ATGACTAAAATCTTAATTATTTTTGGTACCCGTCCAGAAGCCATCAAAATGGCGCCGTTGGTAAAAGAGTTTAAAAAACATAATAAATTTGATACAAAAATTTGTGTCACAGCTCAACATAGAGAGATGTTAGATCAAGTATTGGAAATTTTTGATTTAAAGCCAGATTATGACCTAAATATAATGAAGCAAAATCAAGACTTATACGATATAACCTCCAATATTTTGCTACAAATAAAAAAAGTTTTTGATGATTTTAAACCAGACTTTGTCTTTGTTCATGGTGATACTACAACTACATTTGCCTCTAGTTTGGCTGCATTTTACAAACGGATTAAGATTTGTCATGTTGAAGCAGGACTTAGGACATATGATCTCTATAACCCTTTTCCAGAGGAGGCAAACAGAGTTTTAACTAGCAGGCTTACTAAATTTCATTTTCCCCCTACAAACAAAGCGATGCAAAATTTACTAAAAGAAAATATTGATAAAAATAGCATTTTAGTAACAGGCAATACAGTTATAGATGCGCTTTTTTGGGTGCTTAATAAAATAAAAAGTGACTTAAACTTAGAAAAAGAGATTTATGAGAAAATAAGGCATTTCTTAGATGATAAAATCGATATTAAAAAAGATAAATTTATCCTAGTAACTGCCCATCGAAGAGAGAATTTTGGCAATGGTATAGAAAACATATGCTACGCCATCAAAACTTTGGCACAAAACAATCAAAATATTAAATTTATCTATCCTGTGCATCTAAATCCCAATATCCAAGAGCCCGTCTTTAAAATACTTAGCAAAATTTCAAATATCTATCTCATAAAACCTTTGGATTATTTGGAATTTTCATATTTGATGAATCTATCTTATTTGGTGCTAACTGACAGCGGTGGAGTGCAAGAGGAGGCGCCAAGTTTAGGAAAGCCTGTGTTGGTTTTGAGAAATACAACTGAAAGACCAGAAGCAGTAGAAGCAGGAACTGTAAGGCTAGTTGGAACATGCATAAAAGAAATTGTAAAAACTATACAATTGTTGATTGATGATAAAAATGAGTATGGGAAAATGAGCAAAGCCTCTAACCCTTATGGCGATGGCAAGGCTTGTGAAAAGATAGTTGGTTTTTTGAAAGAGATGGCCCAGGATAATGTATAA